From the genome of Phytohabitans rumicis, one region includes:
- a CDS encoding valine--tRNA ligase, whose translation MTETPQTHASAAPTLAAQYQPGEVEQRRYERWVKAGYFTARADSDKPPFTIVIPPPNVTGSLHMGHALDHTIQDSLIRRRRMQGYEVLWLPGMDHAGIATQNVVERRLAQEGLSRHDLGREKFVERVWQWKAESGGAILGQMRRLGDSVDWDRERFTMDEGLSRAVLTIFKRLYEDGLIYRAERIINWCPRCLTALSDIEVEHTDDDGELVSIRYSDEVVVATTRAETMLGDTAVAVHPDDERYKHLIGTEVELPLTGRRIPIVADEHVDPAFGTGAVKVTPAHDPNDFEIGQRHNLPSLTIMDERGVITAHGPFQGLDRFEARPAIVAALREQGRIVAEKRPYVHAVGHCSRCKTTVEPRLSLQWFVNTGPLAKAAGDAVRDGRVRIEPADLAKRYFAWVDNMHDWCISRQLWWGHRIPVWYGPDGEVVCVGPDEEPPAGEGWRQDEDVLDTWFSSALWPFSTLGWPAQTPELAKFYPTSVLVTGYDILFFWVARMMMFGLYAMDGVQPFDVIALHGMVRDEHGKKMSKSFGNVVDPLDWIERYGADATRFTLTRGANPGGDVPVSEDWCQGSRNFCNKLWNATRFALLNGAHVRGELPAELTPVDRWILSRLQHVIGEVDGLFESFELAKVCDVLYHFAWDDVCDWYVELAKPVLAAGGPAAANTQRVLGHVLDQLLRLLHPVIPFVTEELWTALTAGETVVTASWPVGVPELVDDAAEAELATLRRVVTEIRRFRSDQGLRPAQRVEARLDGLAAAGVAAHEPLIRSLVRLDDAGAGFAATAQLAVTAAVTVALDTRGAIDVAAERARLEKDRAAALKEAEQCRAKLDNPAFVGKAPEPVVSKIKERLSAAEADLARIATALEALPAA comes from the coding sequence GTGACCGAAACACCGCAGACCCACGCTTCCGCAGCACCGACGTTGGCCGCCCAGTACCAGCCGGGCGAGGTAGAGCAGCGGCGGTACGAGCGGTGGGTAAAGGCGGGCTACTTCACGGCGCGCGCCGACAGCGACAAGCCGCCGTTCACGATCGTCATCCCCCCGCCCAACGTGACCGGCTCGCTGCACATGGGCCACGCGCTCGACCACACGATCCAGGACTCGCTGATCCGGCGCCGGCGCATGCAGGGATACGAGGTGCTGTGGCTGCCGGGCATGGACCACGCCGGCATCGCCACGCAGAACGTCGTCGAGCGGCGCCTGGCGCAGGAGGGGCTGTCCCGGCACGACCTGGGCCGGGAGAAGTTCGTCGAGCGGGTCTGGCAGTGGAAGGCCGAGTCCGGCGGGGCGATCCTCGGGCAGATGCGCCGCCTGGGCGACTCGGTCGACTGGGACCGTGAGCGCTTCACGATGGACGAGGGCCTGTCCAGGGCCGTGCTCACGATCTTCAAGCGGCTGTACGAGGACGGCCTGATCTACCGGGCCGAGCGCATCATCAACTGGTGCCCGCGGTGCCTGACCGCGCTGTCCGACATCGAGGTCGAGCACACCGACGACGATGGCGAGCTGGTGTCGATCCGCTACAGCGACGAGGTGGTCGTGGCCACCACGCGGGCGGAGACGATGCTCGGTGACACCGCGGTGGCCGTGCACCCGGACGACGAGCGCTACAAGCACCTGATCGGCACCGAGGTGGAGCTGCCGCTGACCGGCCGGCGCATCCCGATCGTGGCGGACGAGCACGTCGATCCGGCGTTCGGCACCGGCGCGGTGAAGGTGACGCCGGCCCACGACCCCAACGACTTCGAGATCGGCCAGCGGCACAACCTGCCGAGCCTGACCATCATGGACGAGCGCGGCGTGATCACCGCGCACGGGCCGTTCCAGGGGCTGGACCGCTTCGAGGCGCGGCCGGCGATCGTCGCCGCGTTGCGCGAGCAGGGCCGCATCGTCGCCGAAAAGCGGCCGTACGTGCACGCGGTCGGGCACTGCTCGCGCTGCAAGACGACGGTGGAGCCGCGGCTGTCGCTGCAGTGGTTCGTCAACACCGGGCCGCTGGCGAAGGCGGCCGGCGACGCGGTGCGCGACGGCCGGGTGCGGATCGAGCCGGCCGACCTGGCCAAGCGCTACTTCGCCTGGGTCGACAACATGCACGACTGGTGCATCTCCCGCCAGCTGTGGTGGGGCCACCGCATCCCGGTCTGGTACGGCCCGGACGGCGAGGTCGTCTGCGTCGGCCCGGATGAGGAGCCGCCGGCCGGCGAGGGCTGGCGCCAGGACGAAGACGTGCTGGACACCTGGTTCTCCAGCGCGCTGTGGCCGTTCTCCACGCTGGGCTGGCCGGCGCAGACGCCCGAGCTGGCGAAGTTCTACCCGACGAGCGTGCTGGTCACCGGCTACGACATCCTCTTCTTCTGGGTCGCCCGGATGATGATGTTCGGGTTGTACGCGATGGACGGCGTCCAGCCGTTTGACGTGATCGCGCTGCACGGGATGGTCCGCGACGAGCACGGTAAGAAGATGTCGAAGTCGTTCGGCAACGTGGTCGACCCGCTGGACTGGATCGAGCGCTACGGCGCCGACGCCACCCGCTTCACGCTGACCCGCGGCGCCAACCCGGGCGGCGACGTCCCGGTCAGCGAGGACTGGTGCCAGGGCTCGCGCAACTTCTGCAACAAGCTGTGGAACGCGACCCGCTTCGCCCTGCTCAACGGCGCCCACGTGCGCGGCGAGCTGCCCGCCGAGCTCACCCCGGTCGACCGGTGGATCCTGTCCCGCCTGCAGCACGTGATCGGCGAGGTGGACGGGCTGTTCGAGTCGTTCGAGCTGGCCAAGGTGTGCGATGTGCTCTATCACTTCGCGTGGGACGACGTCTGCGACTGGTACGTCGAGCTGGCCAAGCCGGTGCTCGCGGCGGGTGGCCCGGCGGCCGCCAACACCCAGCGGGTGCTCGGCCACGTGCTCGACCAGCTGCTGCGGCTGCTGCACCCGGTCATCCCGTTCGTCACCGAGGAGCTGTGGACGGCACTGACCGCGGGCGAGACCGTCGTGACCGCGAGTTGGCCCGTGGGCGTACCCGAGCTGGTGGATGATGCCGCGGAGGCCGAGCTGGCGACGCTGCGGCGAGTGGTCACGGAGATCCGCCGGTTCCGGTCCGACCAGGGCCTGCGTCCCGCGCAGCGGGTCGAGGCGCGGCTGGACGGGCTGGCCGCGGCGGGCGTCGCGGCGCACGAGCCGCTGATCCGGTCGCTGGTCCGGCTCGACGACGCGGGGGCGGGCTTCGCGGCGACCGCGCAGCTCGCGGTGACCGCGGCCGTCACGGTCGCGCTCGACACGCGCGGCGCGATCGACGTGGCCGCCGAGCGCGCGCGCCTGGAGAAGGACCGGGCCGCGGCGCTCAAGGAAGCCGAGCAGTGCCGGGCGAAGCTGGACAATCCGGCCTTCGTCGGCAAGGCGCCCGAGCCGGTGGTCAGCAAGATCAAAGAACGGCTGTCCGCCGCCGAGGCCGATCTCGCGCGGATCGCGACGGCGCTTGAGGCGTTGCCGGCAGCATGA
- a CDS encoding DUF4233 domain-containing protein produces the protein MNSGLRNPPAAVRGLGAGALILETIVLLLGIQPLRMLDGDLNSAAIGVIVAAIVACVVLAGLLRHNWAWYAVGVLQGLLLLSGFLHWALAVLGLIFGLVWLYVLHVRRTILGSSGAPLS, from the coding sequence ATGAACTCGGGCCTCCGCAATCCGCCGGCCGCCGTACGCGGGCTGGGCGCGGGCGCGCTGATCCTGGAGACGATCGTGCTGCTGCTGGGCATCCAGCCGCTGCGGATGCTCGACGGCGACCTGAACAGCGCGGCCATCGGCGTGATCGTCGCCGCGATTGTCGCGTGCGTGGTGCTGGCCGGGCTGCTGCGCCACAACTGGGCCTGGTACGCCGTCGGCGTACTCCAGGGGCTGTTGTTGCTGTCCGGCTTCCTGCACTGGGCGCTGGCCGTGTTGGGCCTGATCTTCGGCCTGGTGTGGCTGTACGTCCTACACGTCCGCCGGACCATCCTCGGCAGCTCGGGTGCGCCACTGAGTTAG
- a CDS encoding VOC family protein encodes MADGRRRPIAPVRKLVAAVLATFAAFVMLFGAGMQSWAIVAVGVAVLVLAISLVLVNTIRGGARAWVAGTAHVMSATEPPASSTYGRCELQIVIDAPGLPAASIKVRDSRVPVAKWPLPGVTLPIMVAVDDLRHVRILWDDALTHAEAAAGMGGPRDYPDDDILFEEDEPPWARRAPDPPFPGPDSGEPITADLTDDLGGGIRDEPVVVHQTPGGPIVLEGTVVEPSGDPRGVPLPRRARSGQNGGNGATTAVAEPPSKEEEEPEAPAPEDTDDGLDDLITAYPSARPGPGGSIHGVGVTVLVTDLARSVAFYRDMLGFYEIDGGDGNAVLASGDTRLVLRQISDVSPAGPRTVHLNLEVGDVTAMHDELKAKGVRFTYAPRPVNKGAKLELWAAAFKDPDGHGIALTQWRTRAAEDGPADV; translated from the coding sequence GTGGCTGACGGTCGTCGCCGCCCTATAGCGCCAGTCCGCAAGCTCGTCGCCGCGGTGCTGGCCACGTTCGCCGCGTTCGTCATGCTGTTCGGGGCCGGCATGCAGAGTTGGGCGATCGTGGCGGTCGGCGTGGCGGTGCTGGTCCTGGCCATCAGCCTGGTCCTGGTCAACACGATCCGCGGGGGCGCCCGCGCCTGGGTGGCCGGCACGGCGCACGTGATGAGCGCGACCGAGCCGCCCGCCTCCTCCACGTACGGCCGGTGCGAGCTCCAGATCGTCATCGACGCGCCCGGGCTGCCGGCCGCCTCGATCAAGGTGCGCGACTCCCGGGTACCGGTCGCGAAGTGGCCCCTGCCCGGCGTGACCCTGCCGATCATGGTGGCGGTCGACGACCTGCGGCACGTCCGGATCCTCTGGGACGACGCGCTCACGCACGCCGAGGCCGCCGCCGGGATGGGCGGGCCGCGCGACTACCCGGACGACGACATCCTCTTCGAGGAGGATGAGCCGCCATGGGCGCGCCGCGCGCCGGACCCGCCGTTCCCGGGGCCGGACAGCGGCGAGCCGATCACCGCCGACCTCACCGACGACCTGGGCGGCGGCATCCGTGACGAGCCCGTCGTGGTGCACCAGACTCCCGGCGGGCCGATCGTGCTGGAGGGGACGGTGGTCGAGCCGTCCGGCGACCCGCGCGGCGTGCCGCTGCCCCGGCGCGCCCGATCCGGCCAAAACGGCGGCAACGGGGCCACCACCGCGGTGGCCGAGCCGCCGTCGAAGGAAGAGGAGGAGCCCGAGGCACCCGCCCCGGAGGACACCGACGACGGCCTCGACGACCTGATCACGGCGTACCCCAGCGCCCGCCCGGGGCCGGGCGGCTCGATCCACGGGGTCGGCGTCACCGTCCTCGTCACCGACCTCGCCCGGTCGGTCGCGTTCTACCGCGACATGCTCGGCTTCTACGAGATCGACGGGGGCGACGGCAACGCGGTGCTCGCGTCCGGCGACACCAGGCTGGTGCTGCGGCAGATCTCCGACGTCTCCCCGGCCGGCCCGCGCACCGTGCACCTCAACCTCGAGGTCGGCGACGTCACCGCCATGCACGACGAGCTCAAGGCCAAGGGCGTGCGCTTCACGTACGCGCCGCGCCCGGTCAACAAGGGCGCGAAGCTGGAGCTGTGGGCGGCCGCGTTCAAGGACCCGGACGGCCACGGCATCGCCCTAACTCAGTGGCGCACCCGAGCTGCCGAGGATGGTCCGGCGGACGTGTAG
- the ndk gene encoding nucleoside-diphosphate kinase: protein MSTERTLVLIKPDAVRRGLVGEIIGRFERKGLAIDALVLRGMDAALADEHYAEHVDKAFYPPLKEFMTGGPLVAAVLSGDQAIDVVRALVGATDGRKAAAGTIRGDLSLSNRENLVHASDSPDSVKREITLWFPDLG from the coding sequence GTGTCCACGGAGCGCACGCTCGTCCTGATCAAGCCGGACGCCGTCCGGCGCGGCCTGGTCGGCGAGATCATCGGCCGGTTCGAGCGCAAGGGCCTGGCCATCGACGCGCTCGTGCTGCGCGGCATGGACGCCGCCCTGGCCGACGAGCACTACGCCGAGCACGTGGACAAGGCGTTCTACCCGCCGCTGAAGGAGTTCATGACGGGCGGCCCGCTGGTCGCGGCGGTGCTCTCCGGCGACCAGGCCATCGACGTGGTGCGCGCGCTGGTGGGTGCGACCGACGGTCGCAAGGCCGCCGCCGGGACGATCCGCGGCGATCTCTCCCTGTCGAACCGGGAAAACCTCGTACACGCGTCCGACTCGCCCGACAGCGTCAAGCGCGAGATCACCCTCTGGTTCCCCGACCTGGGGTAA
- the ileS gene encoding isoleucine--tRNA ligase — protein sequence MSCEEYTVYPKTDPTAGVPASPDLPAVERGVLEHWAADKTFQASVDARSASNEYVFYDGPPFANGLPHYGHLFTGYVKDVVPRYQTMRGRRVDRRFGWDCHGLPAEVEAEKQLGISTKAEILDLGIARFNDVCRTSVLTYTQDWERYVTRQARWVDFANDYKTLDLDYMESVMWAFKTLHDKGLVYEGFKVLAYCWRCETPLSNTETRMDDVYRDRQDPSLTVWFTLDTGEKLAVWTTTPWTLPSNLALAVGPDIEYAVLADPAGQRYLVGAARLSAYQKELADLKQVGVVRGADLVGRSYTPLFDFLADTPNAFQVLGADFVSTEDGTGVVHLAPAFGEDDQNACNAAGIPTVVTVDEHTRFTSLVPPYQGEQVFDVNKPVIRELRDRGVVLRQETYTHSYPHCWRCDTPLVYKAVSSWFVAVTQFRDRMVELNQQINWTPAHVKDGSFGKWLANARDWSISRNRFWGSPIPVWKSDDPAYPRLDVYGSLAELERDFSVKVTDLHRPGIDDLVRPNPDDPTGRSTMRRVPEVLDCWFESGSMPFAQVHYPFENRDWFEHHYPGDFIVEYIGQTRGWFYTMHVLATALFDRPAFRNCLSHGILLGEDGRKMSKSLRNYPDVYHVFNSHGSDAMRWMLMSSPVLRGGDMPVTEGLIRDAVRQVLLPLWNVWYFFTLYANASGYEARRRTSSEHLLDRYVLAKTGELVSTVQSQMDAYDISGACASVRSYLDALTNWYVRRSRDRFWTGDADAFDTLYTVLETLSRVVAPLAPLTAEEIWRGLTGERSVHLTDWPSAGEFPADHDLVAAMDAVRDVCSAALSLRKARGLRVRLPLPALTVASPRAEALRPFADLVADEVNVKSVVFTEEVSTYCEQVLTVVPRALGPRVGGAVQQVIKAVKAGDWQLVDGQPVAAGVTLQQGEYELKMVAADVEHSAPLSEGVVVLDTSVTPELAAEGLARDVIRVVQQARRDAQFDVSDRVAVTLAASPEVVAAVEAHRDFVSREVLATSLAFGPVEVGFAGEVGDGGQVTVAVTRA from the coding sequence GTGAGCTGCGAGGAGTACACGGTGTATCCGAAGACCGACCCCACGGCCGGCGTACCGGCGAGCCCCGACCTGCCCGCGGTCGAGCGCGGGGTGCTGGAGCACTGGGCGGCCGACAAGACGTTCCAGGCATCGGTGGACGCCCGCTCCGCCTCGAACGAATACGTCTTCTACGACGGGCCACCCTTCGCCAACGGGCTGCCGCACTACGGTCACCTCTTCACCGGGTACGTCAAGGACGTCGTGCCGCGCTACCAGACGATGCGCGGTCGCCGGGTGGATCGGCGCTTCGGCTGGGACTGTCACGGCCTGCCCGCCGAGGTGGAGGCGGAGAAGCAGCTCGGCATCTCCACCAAGGCCGAGATCCTCGACCTCGGCATCGCCCGGTTCAACGACGTGTGCCGCACGTCGGTGCTGACGTACACCCAGGACTGGGAGCGCTACGTCACCCGGCAGGCGCGGTGGGTCGACTTCGCCAACGACTACAAGACGCTCGACCTGGACTACATGGAAAGCGTCATGTGGGCCTTCAAGACCCTGCACGACAAGGGCCTGGTCTACGAGGGCTTCAAGGTGCTGGCGTACTGCTGGCGGTGCGAGACGCCACTGTCCAATACGGAAACCCGAATGGACGACGTCTACCGCGACCGGCAGGATCCGTCGCTCACCGTCTGGTTCACTTTGGACACCGGCGAGAAGCTCGCCGTCTGGACGACCACGCCGTGGACACTGCCGTCCAATCTCGCGCTCGCCGTCGGCCCCGACATCGAGTACGCGGTGCTCGCCGACCCGGCCGGGCAGCGTTACCTGGTCGGCGCGGCGCGGCTTTCGGCGTACCAGAAGGAGTTGGCGGACCTCAAGCAGGTGGGCGTGGTGCGCGGGGCCGACCTGGTCGGACGCAGCTACACGCCGCTGTTCGACTTCCTGGCCGACACGCCCAACGCGTTCCAGGTGCTCGGCGCCGACTTCGTGTCCACTGAGGACGGCACTGGAGTCGTGCATCTGGCGCCCGCCTTCGGCGAAGACGACCAGAACGCCTGCAACGCGGCCGGCATCCCGACCGTGGTGACCGTCGACGAGCACACCCGGTTCACCTCGCTCGTGCCGCCGTACCAGGGGGAGCAGGTCTTCGACGTCAACAAGCCGGTCATCCGCGAGCTGCGCGACCGGGGCGTGGTGCTGCGGCAGGAGACGTACACCCACTCGTACCCGCACTGCTGGCGCTGCGACACGCCGCTGGTCTACAAGGCGGTGTCGTCGTGGTTCGTGGCGGTGACCCAGTTCCGCGACCGGATGGTCGAGCTGAACCAGCAGATCAACTGGACGCCGGCGCACGTGAAGGACGGGTCCTTCGGCAAGTGGCTGGCGAACGCCCGGGACTGGTCGATCAGCCGAAACCGCTTCTGGGGCTCGCCGATCCCGGTGTGGAAGTCGGACGACCCGGCGTACCCGCGGCTGGACGTGTACGGGTCCCTTGCCGAGTTGGAGCGTGACTTCAGTGTCAAGGTGACCGACCTGCACCGGCCCGGCATCGACGATCTGGTACGCCCCAACCCGGACGACCCGACCGGCAGGTCGACGATGCGCCGGGTGCCGGAGGTGCTGGACTGCTGGTTCGAGTCGGGGTCGATGCCGTTCGCCCAGGTGCACTATCCATTTGAGAACCGCGACTGGTTCGAGCACCACTACCCGGGCGATTTCATCGTGGAGTACATCGGACAGACGCGGGGCTGGTTCTACACCATGCACGTGCTGGCCACGGCGCTCTTCGACCGGCCGGCGTTCCGCAACTGCCTCAGCCACGGCATCCTGCTCGGCGAGGACGGCCGGAAGATGTCCAAGAGCCTGCGCAACTACCCGGACGTCTACCACGTCTTCAACTCGCACGGCTCGGACGCCATGCGGTGGATGCTGATGTCGTCTCCGGTGCTGCGCGGCGGTGACATGCCGGTCACCGAGGGCCTGATCCGGGACGCCGTACGGCAGGTGCTGCTTCCACTGTGGAATGTGTGGTACTTCTTCACGCTGTACGCCAACGCGTCGGGCTACGAGGCACGGCGGCGGACGAGCAGCGAGCATCTGCTGGACCGGTACGTCCTGGCCAAGACCGGCGAGCTGGTGTCCACCGTGCAGTCCCAGATGGACGCGTACGACATCAGCGGGGCCTGCGCCTCCGTGCGGTCCTATCTGGACGCGCTGACCAACTGGTACGTCCGGCGGTCGCGGGACCGGTTCTGGACCGGCGACGCGGACGCGTTCGACACGCTCTACACGGTGCTGGAGACGCTGTCGCGGGTGGTCGCTCCGCTCGCTCCGCTCACCGCGGAGGAGATCTGGCGCGGGCTGACCGGCGAGCGGTCGGTGCACCTGACCGACTGGCCGTCGGCCGGCGAGTTCCCCGCCGACCACGACCTCGTCGCCGCGATGGACGCCGTACGCGACGTGTGCTCGGCGGCGCTGTCCCTGCGCAAGGCGCGTGGGCTGCGGGTACGGCTGCCGCTGCCGGCGCTGACCGTGGCGAGCCCGCGGGCGGAGGCGCTGCGGCCGTTCGCCGACCTGGTCGCCGACGAGGTGAACGTCAAGTCGGTGGTCTTCACCGAGGAGGTGTCGACGTACTGCGAGCAGGTGCTGACCGTGGTGCCGCGCGCGCTCGGGCCGCGGGTCGGCGGCGCCGTCCAGCAGGTGATCAAGGCGGTCAAGGCGGGCGACTGGCAGCTCGTGGACGGCCAGCCGGTCGCGGCGGGGGTCACCCTCCAGCAGGGGGAGTACGAGCTGAAGATGGTGGCTGCGGACGTCGAGCACTCGGCGCCGCTGAGCGAGGGTGTCGTCGTGCTCGACACGTCGGTGACCCCCGAGCTGGCGGCGGAGGGCCTGGCGCGCGACGTGATCCGGGTGGTGCAGCAGGCCCGGCGCGACGCCCAGTTCGACGTGTCGGACCGGGTGGCTGTCACGCTCGCCGCGTCCCCGGAGGTGGTGGCGGCCGTCGAGGCGCACCGGGACTTCGTCTCCCGCGAGGTGCTGGCGACGTCGCTGGCGTTCGGCCCGGTCGAGGTCGGCTTCGCCGGTGAGGTCGGCGACGGCGGGCAGGTCACCGTGGCGGTGACGCGCGCCTAA
- a CDS encoding cryptochrome/photolyase family protein, producing the protein MRRWLFADQLGPHFLDEPDQPVLLIESKAVFRRRAFHRQKAHLVLSALRHRAAELGGRAVHIKAETYGEGLRRLGEVVEVSAPTSRRARDFVRVQPKVTMLPARGFLTDQDDFAAWADRRRGGMRLDDFYRQARRQHGVLMDGDEPASGRWLIRRPPVRRPPTGLSPPPAPVEDDIDAEVRDDLDRWAAEGIEFAGRDGPRAFPATRREALDREDHFVAERLPRYEGMPSADPWVTHSGLSSALTLGLLDPLPVVRRAERSYRDGQVPLSSVELFARQVLGWRDYLWHLYWYFNTGDPGRTRASGRSIPTWFTELDPAAVPALAGVRDHAWLPYADRDTVLAQPWRRRDLVDWLTRHLVDAQEWSIPVGIPR; encoded by the coding sequence ATGCGGCGATGGCTCTTCGCTGACCAGCTGGGGCCGCACTTCCTCGACGAGCCGGACCAACCGGTGTTGCTGATCGAGTCAAAGGCGGTCTTCCGTCGTCGCGCCTTCCACCGGCAAAAAGCACATCTGGTACTTTCCGCCCTCCGTCACCGCGCCGCCGAGCTCGGCGGCCGGGCCGTCCACATCAAGGCGGAGACGTACGGCGAAGGGCTGCGGCGGCTCGGCGAGGTCGTCGAGGTGTCCGCCCCGACCTCGCGCCGGGCCCGCGACTTCGTCCGCGTCCAGCCGAAAGTGACCATGCTGCCGGCGCGGGGCTTCCTCACCGACCAGGACGACTTCGCCGCCTGGGCCGACCGGCGGCGCGGCGGCATGCGGCTGGACGACTTCTACCGCCAAGCCCGGCGCCAGCACGGCGTGCTGATGGACGGCGACGAGCCGGCGAGCGGCCGGTGGTTGATCCGGCGTCCGCCGGTGCGCCGCCCACCCACCGGGCTGTCCCCGCCACCGGCTCCTGTGGAAGACGACATCGACGCCGAGGTGCGGGACGACCTGGACCGGTGGGCGGCCGAGGGCATCGAGTTCGCCGGCCGGGACGGCCCGCGCGCGTTCCCAGCGACCCGGCGCGAGGCCCTCGACCGGGAGGATCACTTCGTGGCCGAACGGCTGCCGCGCTACGAGGGGATGCCGTCGGCCGACCCGTGGGTCACGCACAGCGGACTGTCGTCGGCGCTGACCCTCGGCCTGCTCGACCCGCTCCCGGTCGTACGCCGCGCCGAGCGGTCCTACCGGGACGGCCAGGTGCCGCTGTCGAGTGTGGAGCTCTTCGCCCGGCAGGTCCTGGGCTGGCGCGACTACCTCTGGCACCTCTACTGGTACTTCAACACCGGCGACCCCGGCCGCACGCGAGCCTCCGGCCGGTCGATCCCCACGTGGTTCACCGAGCTGGATCCGGCGGCGGTGCCCGCCCTGGCCGGCGTACGGGACCATGCCTGGCTCCCGTACGCCGACCGCGACACCGTCCTGGCCCAACCCTGGCGCCGCAGAGACCTGGTCGACTGGCTGACCCGCCACCTGGTCGACGCCCAGGAGTGGTCCATCCCCGTCGGCATCCCCCGTTAG
- a CDS encoding TIGR03960 family B12-binding radical SAM protein: MSVASVFPQLEQLLPQVSKPIQYVGGELGAVVKDWDSATVRWALMYPDAYEVGLPNQGVQILYEVLNEQPDVLAERTYAVWPDLERLMRERGVPQFTVDAHRPVGAFDLFGVSFSTELGYTNLLTALDLAGIPLEARDRTEEHPVVVAGGHAAFNPEPIADFVDAAVLGDGEEAVLEITEIVRRWKAEGSPGGRDEVLLRLARTESVYVPRFYDVDYLPDGRIQRVVPNRADVPFRVHKRTTMNLDEWPYPKKPLVPLAETVHERYAVEIFRGCTRGCRFCQAGMITRPVRERSITTVGQMVKEGLEFSGFSEVGLLSLSSADHSEIGDICSGLAEQYQGTNVSLSLPSTRVDAFNITLAQELSRNGRRTGLTFAPEGGSERIRKVINKMVSEEDLIRTVVTAYSNGWRQVKLYFMCGLPTETDEDVLQIARLAHEVIKAGRAATGSKDIRCTVSIGGFVPKPHTPFQWASMCSPEVIDDRLRKLKAEINSDRSLGRAIGFRYHDGEPSLIEGLLSRGDRRVGAVIRQVWEQGQRFDGWSEHFSYQRWVDAAAAVLPGFGVDLDWYTTRERDEAEVLPWDHLDSGLDKDWLWQDWQDSMSEYEQDDCRWTPCFDCGVCPSMDTEIQIGPTGRKLLPLTPV; the protein is encoded by the coding sequence GTGAGCGTCGCGTCCGTCTTCCCGCAACTGGAGCAGCTGTTGCCCCAGGTCAGCAAGCCCATCCAGTACGTGGGCGGCGAGCTGGGCGCGGTCGTCAAGGACTGGGACTCCGCCACGGTGCGCTGGGCCCTGATGTACCCGGACGCGTACGAGGTGGGCCTGCCCAACCAGGGCGTCCAGATCCTGTACGAGGTGCTCAACGAGCAGCCCGACGTGCTGGCCGAGCGGACGTACGCGGTCTGGCCGGACCTGGAGCGGCTGATGCGGGAGCGCGGGGTGCCGCAGTTCACCGTCGACGCGCACCGGCCGGTCGGGGCGTTCGACCTGTTCGGCGTCTCGTTCTCGACCGAGCTGGGCTACACCAACCTGCTCACCGCGCTCGACCTGGCCGGCATCCCGCTGGAGGCGCGCGACCGCACCGAGGAGCACCCGGTGGTGGTCGCGGGCGGGCACGCGGCGTTCAACCCGGAGCCGATCGCCGACTTCGTCGACGCGGCGGTGCTGGGCGACGGCGAGGAAGCCGTCCTGGAGATCACCGAGATCGTCCGGCGGTGGAAGGCCGAGGGCTCCCCGGGCGGGCGCGACGAGGTGCTGCTGCGGCTGGCGCGTACGGAGAGCGTGTATGTGCCGCGCTTCTACGACGTCGACTACCTGCCCGACGGCCGGATCCAGCGGGTCGTGCCGAACCGGGCGGATGTGCCGTTTCGGGTGCACAAGCGCACGACGATGAACCTGGACGAGTGGCCGTACCCGAAGAAGCCCCTGGTGCCGCTCGCCGAGACGGTCCACGAGCGGTACGCGGTGGAGATCTTCCGGGGCTGCACGCGGGGCTGCCGCTTCTGCCAGGCCGGCATGATCACCCGGCCGGTGCGCGAGCGGTCGATCACCACCGTCGGGCAGATGGTGAAGGAGGGGCTGGAGTTCTCCGGCTTCTCCGAGGTCGGCCTGCTGTCGCTGTCGTCCGCCGACCACTCCGAGATCGGTGACATCTGTTCCGGCCTCGCCGAGCAGTACCAGGGCACCAACGTCTCGCTCTCGCTGCCGTCCACCCGGGTCGACGCGTTCAACATCACGCTGGCCCAGGAGCTGAGCCGCAACGGCCGGCGCACCGGGCTGACGTTCGCGCCCGAGGGCGGCTCGGAGCGGATCCGCAAGGTGATCAACAAGATGGTGTCGGAGGAAGACCTCATCCGCACCGTGGTTACCGCGTACAGCAACGGCTGGCGGCAGGTGAAGCTCTACTTCATGTGCGGGCTGCCCACCGAGACCGACGAAGACGTGCTGCAGATCGCCCGCCTCGCACACGAGGTGATCAAGGCGGGGCGGGCCGCCACGGGCTCCAAGGACATCCGGTGCACGGTGTCGATCGGCGGGTTCGTGCCGAAGCCGCACACGCCGTTCCAGTGGGCGTCGATGTGCTCACCCGAGGTGATCGACGACCGGCTGCGCAAGCTCAAGGCCGAGATCAACTCCGACCGGTCGCTCGGCCGGGCCATCGGGTTCCGGTACCACGACGGCGAGCCCTCGCTGATCGAAGGGCTGCTGTCCCGCGGCGACCGCCGGGTGGGCGCGGTGATTCGCCAGGTCTGGGAGCAGGGTCAGCGTTTCGACGGGTGGAGCGAGCACTTCTCGTACCAGCGCTGGGTCGACGCGGCCGCGGCGGTGCTGCCCGGCTTCGGCGTCGACCTCGACTGGTACACCACCCGGGAGCGGGACGAGGCCGAGGTGCTGCCCTGGGACCACCTCGACTCCGGGCTCGACAAGGACTGGCTCTGGCAGGACTGGCAGGACTCCATGTCCGAGTACGAGCAGGACGACTGCCGCTGGACCCCCTGCTTCGACTGCGGTGTGTGCCCCTCGATGGACACCGAGATCCAGATCGGCCCCACCGGCCGCAAGCTGCTCCCGCTGACCCCGGTCTGA